One Microbacterium esteraromaticum genomic window carries:
- a CDS encoding GNAT family N-acetyltransferase, with translation MTPEPQDRLIIRDATTEDWPAIFAFFTAIVADGETYAYPDGLSSEQAAGLWMEQAPSRTVVAVLDDRVVGSAKMGPNRPGRGSHVGTASFMVDPEARGAGIGGALGRHVVDWHRAEGYSAIQFNAVVQSNVGAVRLWQSLGFEIIGTVPAAFRSRRHGLVGLHVMHLAL, from the coding sequence ATGACTCCCGAGCCGCAGGACCGGCTGATCATCCGCGATGCGACGACCGAGGACTGGCCCGCGATCTTCGCGTTCTTCACGGCGATCGTCGCCGATGGAGAGACCTACGCCTACCCCGACGGGCTCAGCTCGGAGCAGGCGGCCGGGCTGTGGATGGAGCAGGCGCCGTCGCGCACGGTGGTCGCCGTGCTCGATGATCGCGTCGTCGGATCGGCCAAGATGGGACCGAACCGCCCTGGACGCGGCTCTCATGTGGGGACGGCGTCGTTCATGGTCGACCCTGAGGCGCGCGGAGCCGGGATCGGCGGCGCCCTCGGGCGCCATGTCGTCGACTGGCATCGTGCCGAGGGCTACTCGGCCATCCAGTTCAATGCCGTCGTTCAGTCCAACGTCGGCGCTGTGCGCCTGTGGCAGTCGCTCGGCTTCGAGATCATCGGCACCGTGCCCGCGGCGTTCCGCTCGCGTCGGCACGGCCTGGTAGGGCTGCACGTGATGCACCTGGCGCTCTGA
- the epsC gene encoding serine O-acetyltransferase EpsC, producing MLSRIREDVAAARHRDPAARSGVEVALLYPGLHAVWAHRAWHALWRRELRFVARMGSQLTRWLTGIEIHPGARIGRRFFIDHGMGVVIGETAEIGDDVMLYHGVTLGGRTRDHGKRHPTLEDGVSVGAGAKILGPVRIGARSLVGANAVVTKDAAADSILVGVPAKPRRRTESDDSRALLTAADYVI from the coding sequence ATGCTCTCCCGGATCCGCGAGGACGTCGCGGCCGCCCGCCACCGCGACCCCGCTGCCCGCAGCGGGGTCGAGGTGGCTCTGCTCTACCCCGGCCTGCACGCCGTGTGGGCGCATCGTGCGTGGCACGCGCTGTGGAGACGCGAGCTGCGCTTCGTGGCGCGCATGGGATCGCAGCTCACCCGATGGCTGACCGGCATCGAGATCCATCCGGGGGCGCGCATCGGGCGGCGCTTCTTCATCGACCACGGCATGGGCGTCGTGATCGGCGAGACCGCCGAGATCGGCGACGACGTCATGCTGTATCACGGGGTCACGCTCGGCGGACGCACCCGCGACCACGGCAAGCGGCACCCCACCCTCGAGGACGGGGTGTCGGTGGGCGCCGGCGCGAAGATCCTCGGCCCCGTCCGCATCGGCGCGCGGTCGCTGGTGGGCGCGAACGCCGTCGTCACCAAGGACGCCGCGGCCGACAGCATCCTGGTCGGCGTGCCGGCGAAGCCGCGACGCCGAACGGAGTCCGACGATTCGCGCGCCCTGCTGACCGCAGCGGACTATGTGATCTGA
- the cysK gene encoding cysteine synthase A — translation MTGIHNDITSTFGNTPLVRLNHLTEGLDATVLVKLESFNPASSVKDRIGIAIVDAAEASGELKPGGTIVEATSGNTGIALAMVGAARGYRVILTMPASMSKERRVLLKAFGAELVLSDPTLGMKGAIEKLQEIIDTTPGAVWARQFENAANPQIHRDTTAQEILRDTDGAVDVFIAGVGTGGTVTGTGQALKAAKPGVTVIAVEPKDSPLLSEGRTGPAKIQGIGPNFVPAVLDREVIDEIITAEFDESIATARDLAAKEGLLVGISSGAAVAQALKVAARPESAGKTIVVVAPDTGERYISTALFEDLRED, via the coding sequence ATGACCGGCATCCACAACGACATCACGAGCACCTTCGGCAACACCCCGCTGGTGCGGCTGAACCACCTGACGGAGGGCCTCGACGCCACCGTGCTCGTCAAGCTCGAGTCGTTCAACCCGGCCTCGAGCGTGAAGGACCGCATCGGCATCGCCATCGTCGACGCGGCCGAGGCGTCTGGCGAGCTCAAGCCGGGCGGCACCATCGTCGAGGCGACGAGCGGCAACACGGGCATCGCCCTCGCGATGGTCGGCGCCGCGCGCGGCTACCGGGTCATCCTGACCATGCCCGCATCGATGTCCAAGGAGCGCCGCGTGCTGCTCAAGGCATTCGGCGCCGAGCTCGTGCTCTCCGACCCGACGCTGGGCATGAAGGGCGCGATCGAGAAGCTGCAGGAGATCATCGACACGACGCCTGGCGCTGTCTGGGCCCGCCAGTTCGAGAACGCGGCGAACCCGCAGATCCACCGCGACACCACCGCCCAGGAGATCCTGCGCGACACCGACGGTGCCGTCGACGTGTTCATCGCAGGCGTCGGCACCGGCGGAACGGTCACAGGCACCGGTCAGGCGCTGAAGGCGGCGAAGCCCGGGGTCACGGTCATCGCCGTCGAGCCGAAGGACTCGCCGCTGCTCTCTGAGGGGCGCACGGGGCCGGCCAAGATCCAGGGCATCGGCCCGAACTTCGTTCCCGCCGTGCTCGACCGAGAGGTGATCGACGAGATCATCACCGCCGAGTTCGACGAGTCGATCGCGACCGCACGCGACCTGGCAGCCAAGGAGGGTCTGCTGGTCGGGATCTCCAGCGGCGCAGCCGTCGCGCAGGCGCTGAAGGTCGCCGCCCGCCCCGAGAGCGCAGGCAAGACCATCGTCGTCGTCGCCCCTGACACGGGCGAGCGCTACATCAGCACGGCTCTGTTCGAAGACCTCCGCGAGGACTGA
- the prmC gene encoding peptide chain release factor N(5)-glutamine methyltransferase — translation MPHLISAQLRAVAQRLADAGVPDPLVDAELLIGHVLGLGRGEMQAAVVRGDAIPDGDAERLASLVDRRAAREPLQHLTGTAAFRHLELAVGPGVFVPRPETETVAQFAIDALLESATAAPIAADLGTGSGAIALAMATEVPHARVYAVERSAQAHAWAARNMRGVNNLTLVHGDLATAFDELRGTVDVVISNPPYVPDDAIPRDPEVRLHDPAQALYGGPDGLDVIRVISRRAQELLHAGGLLVLEHGELQGDAIRDILDADGWRASATHQDLTRRDRATTALRP, via the coding sequence ATGCCCCACCTCATCTCCGCGCAGCTGCGCGCCGTCGCGCAGCGGCTCGCCGACGCCGGCGTCCCGGATCCGCTCGTCGATGCGGAGCTGCTCATCGGGCACGTCCTCGGTCTCGGGAGGGGCGAGATGCAGGCCGCCGTCGTCCGAGGCGATGCGATCCCCGATGGGGATGCCGAGCGGCTGGCCTCCCTCGTCGACCGGCGTGCCGCACGCGAGCCGCTGCAGCATCTCACAGGGACAGCCGCCTTCCGTCACCTGGAGCTCGCGGTCGGGCCCGGCGTCTTCGTGCCGAGACCCGAGACCGAGACCGTCGCGCAGTTCGCGATCGACGCGCTGCTGGAGAGCGCGACCGCGGCTCCCATCGCCGCGGACCTGGGCACCGGCAGCGGTGCGATCGCGCTGGCCATGGCCACCGAGGTGCCGCATGCGAGGGTCTACGCGGTCGAGCGCTCCGCACAGGCGCACGCGTGGGCCGCTCGCAACATGCGGGGCGTGAACAATCTGACGCTGGTGCACGGCGACCTCGCCACCGCCTTCGACGAGCTCCGCGGCACGGTCGACGTGGTCATCTCCAACCCGCCGTACGTGCCCGACGACGCGATCCCGCGCGATCCGGAGGTGCGGCTGCACGACCCGGCGCAGGCTCTGTACGGGGGACCGGACGGTCTCGACGTGATCCGCGTGATCAGCCGACGGGCGCAGGAGCTTCTGCACGCCGGCGGACTGCTCGTGCTCGAGCACGGCGAGCTGCAGGGCGACGCGATCCGCGACATCCTCGATGCGGACGGCTGGCGTGCCTCGGCCACCCACCAGGACCTCACGCGCCGCGATCGGGCGACGACAGCGCTCCGCCCCTGA
- a CDS encoding L-threonylcarbamoyladenylate synthase: MSTVFDCRDDSQILAGMRHARQAIARGELIVLPTDTVYGIAADAFSPAAVQRLLDAKGRGRDMPPPVLVAGQDMLGALVEEIPAAVQNLVDAFWPGGLTIVLPAQPSLTWDLGETKGTVAVRMPDRRVALELLAETGPLAVSSANLTGRDAAIIASDAQEMLGDSVAVYLEEGYSENGVPSTIVDATSLVATPDGETPLVRILREGAISREQLAEVLGELLEPEERPAEAEESPVGDE, from the coding sequence ATGTCAACTGTCTTCGATTGCCGCGACGACTCCCAGATCCTCGCCGGCATGCGCCACGCCCGTCAGGCCATCGCCCGCGGCGAGCTCATCGTGCTGCCCACCGACACCGTCTACGGCATAGCCGCCGACGCGTTCTCGCCCGCTGCGGTGCAGCGGCTCCTGGATGCCAAGGGGCGGGGCCGCGACATGCCGCCGCCCGTGCTGGTCGCGGGGCAGGACATGCTCGGCGCGCTCGTAGAGGAGATCCCGGCCGCGGTGCAGAACCTGGTCGACGCGTTCTGGCCCGGCGGTCTGACGATCGTCCTGCCCGCTCAGCCCTCGCTGACCTGGGACCTCGGCGAGACCAAGGGCACTGTCGCCGTCCGGATGCCTGATCGTCGTGTCGCCCTCGAGCTGCTCGCCGAGACCGGCCCGCTCGCGGTGTCCAGCGCCAACCTCACCGGTCGTGACGCCGCGATCATCGCCTCCGACGCGCAGGAGATGCTCGGCGACAGCGTCGCGGTGTATCTCGAGGAGGGGTACAGCGAGAACGGCGTGCCCTCCACGATCGTCGACGCGACCTCGCTCGTCGCCACTCCCGACGGAGAGACGCCGCTCGTGCGGATCCTGCGTGAGGGCGCGATCAGCCGCGAGCAGCTCGCCGAGGTGCTCGGAGAGCTTCTCGAGCCCGAGGAGCGCCCGGCCGAGGCCGAAGAGAGCCCGGTCGGCGACGAGTGA
- a CDS encoding MraY family glycosyltransferase: protein MKQYLFTIILTAAITFALSWAVWRLSLRFKLYPGIRERDVHKTPTPRLGGVAMFIGIASAILISAANPFFERMWSPPNTLWAILAAALLIAVVGVIDDLIDLDWMIKLAAQFLAAGIISVGGGLQILSLPVGDMILVSSWVSISITMFAIVVVMNAVNFIDGLDGLVAGVCLIANGVFFVYAYILTRDSGATSYFNLATFLAAVLIGACLGFLPLNWSPAKLFMGDSGALVLGLLMATSTIALTTQGDVNAFDPERFGRSQLLGAFIPIVLPLVIVMLPLLDFGLAVFRRMRAGKSPFSPDRKHLHHRMLDLGHRHRDAVLIFYAWSAIISLTVLLMYIAGRQDWPGGYLAAVAFGIIGIIACLIVTRTPMSARRSAIDPSAADDTPASDPHDMEP, encoded by the coding sequence GTGAAGCAGTATCTGTTCACGATCATCCTGACGGCGGCGATCACCTTCGCGCTGTCGTGGGCCGTCTGGCGGCTCAGCCTGAGGTTCAAGCTGTACCCGGGGATCCGTGAACGAGACGTGCACAAGACGCCGACGCCGCGACTCGGCGGCGTCGCCATGTTCATCGGGATCGCCAGTGCGATCCTCATCTCCGCAGCCAACCCCTTCTTCGAGCGCATGTGGTCGCCTCCGAACACGCTCTGGGCGATCCTCGCTGCGGCGCTGCTGATCGCGGTCGTCGGAGTGATCGACGACCTGATCGACCTGGACTGGATGATCAAGCTCGCCGCGCAGTTCCTCGCCGCCGGCATCATCTCGGTCGGGGGAGGGCTGCAGATCCTGTCGCTGCCCGTCGGGGACATGATCCTCGTCTCGAGCTGGGTGAGCATCTCGATCACCATGTTCGCGATCGTCGTCGTGATGAACGCGGTGAACTTCATCGACGGCCTCGACGGGCTGGTCGCGGGAGTCTGTCTCATCGCCAACGGCGTGTTCTTCGTGTACGCATACATCCTGACCCGCGACTCCGGTGCGACCAGCTACTTCAACCTCGCGACCTTCCTCGCCGCCGTGCTCATAGGCGCCTGCCTCGGCTTCCTGCCGCTGAACTGGAGCCCGGCGAAGCTCTTCATGGGCGACTCCGGTGCCCTGGTGCTCGGCCTTCTCATGGCGACCTCGACGATCGCCCTCACGACGCAGGGCGACGTGAACGCCTTCGACCCCGAGCGCTTCGGGCGCTCGCAGCTGCTCGGGGCATTCATCCCGATCGTGCTGCCCCTGGTCATCGTCATGCTGCCCCTGCTCGACTTCGGTCTCGCGGTCTTCCGCCGCATGCGCGCCGGGAAGTCGCCCTTCTCGCCCGATCGCAAGCATCTGCACCATCGGATGCTGGATCTCGGCCATCGTCACCGCGACGCGGTGCTGATCTTCTACGCGTGGAGCGCGATCATCTCCCTGACCGTTTTGCTGATGTACATCGCCGGACGTCAGGACTGGCCGGGCGGGTACCTCGCCGCGGTGGCCTTCGGCATCATCGGGATCATCGCCTGCCTCATCGTCACCCGCACCCCGATGAGCGCGCGCCGGTCGGCCATCGACCCGTCTGCCGCAGACGACACACCCGCCTCCGACCCCCACGACATGGAGCCCTGA
- the atpB gene encoding F0F1 ATP synthase subunit A, translating into MDEFFPEILFNVFGVVPIHRIHLIQLLSVIAVVLIMWLGTRRMTVVPGRFQSVVEMGIGFVRNGIGHDLLGRKDGERFAPLLVTMFFMILFMNITGIIPFLNMPGTAIIAVPLTLAVISYVTFIYAGMKKSPLGFWKNSLFPAGVPWPVYIIVTPLEFISTFIIRPVTLTLRLMMNLVVGHMILVLCFAATHFFFFTAGGGWAALGVGTLAFGGAFTLFEILVVVLQSYVFTVLTAIYIQLAVAEEH; encoded by the coding sequence ATGGACGAGTTCTTCCCGGAGATCCTGTTCAACGTGTTCGGCGTCGTGCCGATCCACCGCATCCACCTCATCCAGCTGCTCTCCGTGATCGCCGTCGTGCTGATCATGTGGCTCGGGACCCGCCGCATGACCGTCGTGCCCGGCCGCTTCCAGAGCGTGGTCGAGATGGGCATCGGCTTCGTACGCAACGGCATCGGGCACGACCTGCTCGGCCGCAAGGACGGCGAGCGGTTCGCACCGCTGCTGGTGACCATGTTCTTCATGATCCTGTTCATGAACATCACGGGCATCATCCCGTTCCTGAACATGCCGGGAACCGCGATCATCGCCGTGCCTCTCACGCTCGCCGTGATCAGCTACGTGACCTTCATCTACGCGGGCATGAAGAAGAGCCCTCTCGGGTTCTGGAAGAACTCGCTCTTCCCGGCCGGAGTGCCGTGGCCCGTCTACATCATCGTGACCCCTCTGGAGTTCATCTCCACCTTCATCATCCGCCCGGTGACGCTCACCCTGCGTCTGATGATGAACCTCGTCGTGGGCCACATGATCCTCGTGCTGTGCTTCGCTGCAACGCACTTCTTCTTCTTCACCGCAGGTGGCGGCTGGGCGGCGCTCGGCGTCGGCACCCTCGCCTTCGGCGGCGCCTTCACTCTCTTCGAGATCCTGGTCGTCGTCCTGCAGTCCTACGTCTTCACCGTCCTCACCGCGATCTACATCCAGCTCGCGGTCGCAGAAGAGCACTGA
- the atpE gene encoding ATP synthase F0 subunit C, translated as MDATTVLAEINGHIGAVGYGLAAIGPAIGVGIVVGKTIEGVARQPELAGRLQVLMWIGIAFTEALAFVGIAVAFIPFP; from the coding sequence GTGGACGCTACTACGGTTCTCGCTGAAATCAACGGTCACATCGGTGCAGTCGGCTACGGCCTCGCCGCCATCGGACCGGCCATCGGCGTGGGCATCGTCGTCGGCAAGACCATCGAGGGTGTCGCCCGTCAGCCCGAGCTGGCCGGTCGCCTCCAGGTCCTCATGTGGATCGGTATCGCCTTCACCGAGGCGCTTGCATTCGTCGGCATCGCCGTCGCATTCATCCCCTTCCCGTAA
- a CDS encoding F0F1 ATP synthase subunit B has product MLNALVTNLAAAETEAQNPLIPAWYDIIWSGLWFLIILIVVWKVALPRLTAILDERSAAIEGNIAKADEAQKQAEAALEEYTRQLAEARTEAGEIREAAREDGKKIVTEAKETAVAEANRITAAAHTQIEAERQAAFVSLRSEVGTLAIDLAGGVVGETLSDDARATAVVDRFLADLEKAK; this is encoded by the coding sequence ATGCTGAACGCTCTTGTCACGAACCTCGCGGCGGCGGAGACCGAGGCGCAGAACCCGCTCATCCCCGCGTGGTACGACATCATCTGGTCGGGCCTGTGGTTCCTCATCATCCTCATCGTGGTGTGGAAGGTCGCCCTTCCTCGCCTGACCGCGATCCTCGACGAGCGCTCGGCCGCCATCGAAGGCAACATCGCCAAGGCAGATGAGGCTCAGAAGCAGGCCGAGGCCGCGCTGGAGGAGTACACCCGCCAGCTCGCCGAGGCCCGCACCGAGGCCGGTGAGATCCGCGAAGCCGCCCGCGAGGACGGCAAGAAGATCGTGACCGAGGCCAAGGAGACGGCTGTCGCCGAGGCCAACCGCATCACCGCTGCCGCTCACACGCAGATCGAGGCGGAGCGCCAGGCGGCGTTCGTCTCGCTGCGCAGCGAGGTCGGCACGCTCGCGATCGACCTCGCCGGCGGAGTCGTGGGGGAGACCCTCAGCGATGACGCTCGTGCGACGGCTGTCGTGGACCGCTTCCTCGCCGACCTCGAGAAGGCCAAGTAA
- a CDS encoding F0F1 ATP synthase subunit delta → MGSATTQALAASTDALAAASGLNLDSAAELFAAARAIGESAQLSGALADPAAPAEARSALVSAVFAGVSAPVRTLLTSVAAERWSSASDLIDGVEELAIRAAAKAAPGDDIAGELFEFSRIVAANPELELALGSRLGDASAKGDLVEKVLGGSASPATVLVASSLVRLPRERRVRQVLARAIDIVAAQAGRTVATVYTATALSAAQQTRLRDALARRYGGEISINQVIDQGVVGGLRVQIADDVIDGSISARLADLRQKLAS, encoded by the coding sequence ATGGGCAGCGCGACCACTCAGGCACTCGCGGCATCGACGGACGCGCTTGCCGCAGCGTCGGGCCTGAACCTCGACAGTGCGGCCGAGCTGTTCGCAGCCGCCCGTGCCATCGGGGAGTCGGCCCAGCTGAGCGGCGCGCTCGCCGATCCCGCAGCTCCGGCTGAGGCGCGCAGCGCGCTCGTCTCGGCCGTCTTCGCCGGTGTCTCGGCTCCGGTGCGCACGCTGCTGACCTCGGTCGCGGCTGAGCGCTGGTCGTCGGCATCCGACCTGATCGACGGCGTCGAGGAGCTCGCCATCCGGGCGGCTGCGAAGGCGGCGCCCGGCGACGACATCGCGGGTGAGCTGTTCGAGTTCTCGCGGATCGTCGCGGCGAACCCCGAGCTTGAGCTCGCTCTCGGCAGCCGCCTCGGCGACGCGTCGGCGAAGGGCGACCTCGTCGAGAAGGTGCTCGGCGGCTCGGCATCACCCGCAACCGTGCTGGTCGCATCCTCGCTGGTGCGCCTGCCGCGCGAGCGCCGTGTCCGCCAGGTCCTCGCCCGTGCGATCGACATCGTCGCCGCGCAGGCGGGCCGCACGGTGGCGACGGTGTACACCGCGACCGCCCTCTCCGCTGCTCAGCAGACACGCCTGCGCGATGCGCTCGCACGCCGCTACGGCGGCGAGATCTCCATCAACCAGGTGATCGACCAGGGCGTGGTCGGGGGCCTGCGTGTGCAGATCGCCGATGACGTCATCGACGGCAGCATCTCCGCCCGACTCGCCGACCTTCGCCAGAAGCTCGCGAGCTGA
- the atpA gene encoding F0F1 ATP synthase subunit alpha → MAELSISPDVIRDALKNFAAAYEPTGAVATEVGTVIDAADGIAHVEGLPGVMANELVTFADGTKGLALNLDEHEIGVVVLGDFTGIEAGQEVTRTGEVLSVPVGDGYLGRVVDPLGNPIDGLGAIATEGSRELELQAPGVMQRKSVHEPMQTGIKAIDAMIPVGRGQRQLIIGDRQTGKTAIAIDTIINQKANWESGDVNKQVRCIYVAIGQKGSTIASVKGALEEAGALEYTTIVAAPASDPAGFKYLAPYTGSAIGQHWMYGGKHVLIIFDDLSKQAEAYRAVSLLLRRPPGREAYPGDVFYLHSRLLERCAKLSDELGAGSMTGLPIIETKANDVSAYIPTNVISITDGQIFLQSDLFNANQRPAVDVGISVSRVGGDAQVKSIKKVSGTLKLELAQYRSLEAFAMFASDLDAASRRQLARGARLTELLKQPQYSPYPVEEQVVSIWAGTNGKLDSLEVEDVLRFERDLLDYLRRNTSILDTLRETNVLDDDTVAELDKQTDAFILEFQGGKGQSISSPGNEQVSAEDAGDVSQEKIVKGRRA, encoded by the coding sequence ATGGCAGAACTATCGATCAGCCCCGACGTCATCCGTGACGCGCTGAAGAACTTCGCCGCCGCCTACGAGCCCACCGGCGCCGTGGCGACCGAGGTCGGCACCGTCATCGACGCGGCCGATGGCATCGCGCACGTCGAGGGACTGCCCGGCGTCATGGCCAACGAGCTCGTCACCTTCGCGGACGGCACCAAGGGCCTGGCGCTGAACCTGGACGAGCACGAGATCGGTGTGGTCGTCCTCGGCGACTTCACCGGCATCGAGGCCGGCCAGGAGGTCACCCGCACCGGAGAGGTCCTCTCGGTCCCGGTCGGCGACGGCTACCTGGGTCGCGTCGTCGACCCGCTCGGAAACCCGATCGACGGTCTCGGCGCCATCGCCACCGAGGGCTCACGCGAGCTCGAGCTGCAGGCACCGGGTGTCATGCAGCGCAAGTCGGTGCACGAGCCGATGCAGACCGGCATCAAGGCGATCGACGCCATGATCCCCGTCGGCCGCGGTCAGCGTCAGCTGATCATCGGCGACCGCCAGACAGGCAAGACGGCCATCGCGATCGACACGATCATCAACCAGAAGGCCAACTGGGAGTCGGGCGACGTCAACAAGCAGGTCCGCTGCATCTACGTCGCCATCGGCCAGAAGGGCTCGACCATCGCCTCGGTCAAGGGCGCGCTGGAAGAGGCCGGTGCCCTCGAGTACACGACGATCGTCGCCGCCCCTGCTTCCGACCCGGCCGGCTTCAAGTACCTCGCCCCCTACACCGGCTCGGCCATCGGCCAGCACTGGATGTACGGCGGCAAGCACGTGCTCATCATCTTCGACGACCTGTCGAAGCAGGCTGAGGCCTACCGCGCCGTGTCGCTCCTGCTGCGTCGCCCGCCGGGCCGCGAGGCCTACCCCGGTGACGTCTTCTACCTGCACTCGCGTCTGCTCGAGCGCTGCGCCAAGCTGTCCGACGAGCTCGGCGCCGGTTCCATGACCGGTCTGCCGATCATCGAGACCAAGGCCAACGACGTCTCGGCGTACATCCCGACCAACGTGATCTCGATCACCGACGGCCAGATCTTCCTGCAGTCCGACCTCTTCAACGCCAACCAGCGTCCGGCTGTCGACGTGGGAATCTCGGTCTCGCGAGTCGGCGGTGACGCACAGGTCAAGTCGATCAAGAAGGTCTCCGGAACGCTGAAGCTGGAGCTCGCGCAGTACCGCTCGCTCGAGGCGTTCGCGATGTTCGCGTCCGACCTCGACGCGGCCTCGCGTCGTCAGCTCGCCCGCGGCGCGCGTCTGACCGAGCTGCTCAAGCAGCCGCAGTACTCGCCGTACCCCGTCGAGGAGCAGGTCGTCTCGATCTGGGCCGGAACGAACGGCAAGCTCGACTCGCTCGAGGTCGAGGACGTGCTCCGCTTCGAGCGCGACCTCCTCGACTACCTGCGCCGCAACACGTCGATCCTCGACACGCTGCGCGAGACCAACGTCCTCGACGACGACACGGTCGCAGAGCTCGACAAGCAGACCGACGCCTTCATCCTGGAGTTCCAGGGCGGCAAGGGCCAGTCGATCAGCAGCCCGGGCAACGAGCAGGTCTCTGCTGAGGACGCAGGCGATGTCAGCCAGGAGAAGATCGTCAAGGGTCGTCGCGCGTAA
- a CDS encoding F0F1 ATP synthase subunit gamma: MGAQLRVYKQKISSAQTTKKITKAMELIAASRIQKAMARVKASSPFAQAVTRAVSAVATHSSVDHPLTREAETIRRTAVVIFSSDRGLAGAFNSQVIREGLEQGERLRELGREPVYYLIGRKAVGYFQFRRIESVAEWIGDTDTPSFHTAEEIAHTLQQAFLRGGESEGVDEIVLVYNRFVSMMTQEPTALRLLPLEIEEAEDTASAAVYPLYEFEPDAETVLDAILPVYIQSRVFNALLQSSAAKQAATQKAMKSASDNADKLITDYTRLRNNARQAEITQQIAEIVGGADALASS, encoded by the coding sequence ATGGGCGCTCAACTCAGGGTCTACAAGCAGAAGATCTCTTCTGCTCAGACGACCAAGAAGATCACGAAGGCGATGGAACTCATCGCGGCTTCGCGCATCCAGAAGGCGATGGCACGCGTCAAGGCGTCCAGCCCCTTCGCGCAGGCCGTGACGAGGGCCGTGTCGGCCGTCGCGACGCACTCCAGCGTCGACCACCCGCTCACCCGCGAGGCAGAGACGATCCGCCGCACGGCGGTCGTCATCTTCTCGAGCGACCGTGGTCTCGCAGGCGCGTTCAACTCCCAGGTGATCCGCGAGGGCCTGGAGCAGGGTGAGCGTCTGCGCGAGCTCGGCCGCGAGCCGGTGTACTACCTGATCGGCCGCAAGGCCGTCGGGTACTTCCAGTTCCGTCGGATCGAGTCCGTGGCGGAATGGATCGGCGACACCGACACCCCGTCGTTCCACACGGCCGAGGAGATCGCGCACACGCTGCAGCAGGCGTTCCTGCGCGGCGGCGAGTCCGAGGGCGTCGACGAGATCGTGCTGGTCTACAACCGGTTCGTCAGCATGATGACGCAGGAGCCGACGGCGCTGCGTCTGCTGCCGCTCGAGATCGAAGAGGCCGAGGACACCGCGAGCGCGGCCGTCTACCCGCTCTACGAGTTCGAGCCCGACGCCGAGACCGTGCTCGACGCGATCCTGCCGGTGTACATCCAGAGCCGCGTGTTCAACGCCCTCCTGCAGTCGTCGGCAGCCAAGCAGGCCGCGACGCAGAAGGCGATGAAGTCGGCCAGCGACAACGCCGACAAGCTGATCACCGACTACACCCGCCTGCGCAACAACGCTCGCCAGGCCGAGATCACCCAGCAGATCGCAGAGATCGTCGGCGGCGCCGACGCCCTGGCATCCAGCTGA